TACTTTATGAATACTTTGGTTGGCGCCCGCCAATTTTTGCCCATCTACCCCTGCTCCTAAATCCAGATAAATCTAAGCTGTCTAAACGAGTTGGCGATGTGGCGGTAACTAATTATTTAGAACGCGGCTATGTACCAGACGCCTTATTAAACTTTGTATTACTGCTTGGTTGGAATCCCGGGACTGACCAAGAAATTTTTAGCCTCAAAGAAATGATTAAAATTTTCGATATTAGTAAAATTCATAAAGCCGGCGCGGTTTTTGATTTAGCTAAATTGGATTGGATGAACGGTCAATATTTGCGAAGCATGCCTTTTAAAAAATTTAAAGATTTAACCGAAGAAATAATTAACCAAAAATATCCTAGCCACAAACTTGACCACAATCAAGTTGAAGCCGTGCTAAAACTAGAACAAGATAGAATTGAGAAGCTTGCGGAAGTTGGCGACGACGTCGGTTTTTTCTTTACTGATGATCTAGTCTACAAAAAAAGCTTGCTCAACTGGAAAAAAAATAAACCTAGCCAAACCAAGGAATATCTAACCGAACTGCTAAACTTTATAAAAGCTTTGCCGGCGGCTAAATTTAAAGCTGATAAACTGGAAATGGCGATTAAAGAATTTATTTCCAATCATAGCTTTGGTACTGGCGACGTCTTGTGGCCGATGCGCGTGGCGCTAACCGGGCTAGATAAATCTCCCGGCCCATTTGAGGTGGCAGCAATTTTAGGCCGTAAAAAAACTTTATATAGAATTGAAAAAGCGATCAATATGTTATGGCCTACACCTCGATAAGCTTGGTAAATAAACTATACCAAAGCGATGCGGAGCGTAGTTGAAGGATAAATGAAAAACAAAGCAAAATTAATTTACATATTATCATTCATCGGGATTATTTTATTCCCAAGTTTTTTCATTTTGGCTCAAGAAGATCAGCAAACGCAAGCCGAAAAGGATGTGGTTGACCAATACAGCCAAGAAATCAACCAAAAAGAAAACTACATTGATCAGTTGAGTCAAGAAATTAACGAACTTCAAGATAAAATATCCGCCAAACGAAGCGAGATAGTAAACTTGAATAATCAGTTAGCAATCTTATCTAATCAAGTTAAAAAAATAGAATTGGATATTGAGTTAAATGAAACTCGAATTGAGCAGTTAGAATTGGAAATTAAAAGACTAAACGAACTGATTAAGAGAGCTGAGAAGAAAATTACCGAGAACCAAATTCAGTTGGCTCAATTTATTCAACTTATTTGGCGCAACAGCCAAAAAAGCTATTTGGAAATATTGTTGGTTAATGACTCTTTTTCAGACTTTTTTGATGAATTAAACCAAGCTAAGCAACTGCAAGAAAATGTCCAAAAAACGGTTGGCCAATTGCGACAACGCCGGGAGGAATTAGAGAATAATAAAGAAGATGTGGAAATCGCTCAAGCTGACTTAAGTGCCAACAATGAACTGTTGACCCAACTTGAAGTTGACTTAACCGAACGCCTGGGCTTACAGCAAAATGTATTAACCACCACGCGCCAATCGGAATCAGAATTTCAAAAAGAAGTCGCGCGATTACGGCTTGAGCAACAACAAATTAATGCCGAAATTGCGACCTTAGAACGCCGAGTCAGAGAAGAGCTTCAGCGGCGCGAAGCGGTTGAGCGCTTCAAAACCTTTGGCCCGGCAAAATTTATTTGGCCAGTTCCTAGCCGATACATTACCGCTAAGTTTCACGATCCAGATTATCCTTTCCGTCACATTTTTGAACATCCGGCAATTGACATTCGCGCCGGCCAAGGCACTCCAATCAAGGCGGCAGAATCGGGTTATGTTGCCCGCGCCAAAGATGCTGGCCTTGGCTACAGCTTTATTATGATAATTCATAACGATGGTTTTTCTACTGTTTACGGCCATGTATCTAAAATTTTTGTAACCGAAGACCAATTTGTCACCCAAGGCGATATTATTGGCCTTTCTGGCGGCACGCCGGGGACGCCCGGCGCCGGTAATCTTGTTACCGGGCCACATCTTCACTTTGAAGTGCGTAAAGACGGAATTCCGGTTAACCCAGCCCAATATTTGCCATAATGTTGATTGATAATAGCAAACTGCAACAAATAATAACTTTTGTTATCGTCCAGTTAATCGTTATTGCCGCTTTTGTTATTTTCTATTTGTTTCGCTACCAGCAAGCCAGCTTGCTCCAAGTAATTAAAGCGATCGGACCGCTTTTTGTAATTACCACAGTCGGAATTGCAGTGATTATCAAAGACCGACACAAAATGAAGCGGATGCGCCAAAAGGGTGAAGAAAATGAATTTGACGAACGCTATAACACTATCACAGAACTTAAACACGACATTGCCATATACCTTGGCGCCTTGCTAGTCATTAGCGTTCCGATCGCCAAACGTGAAATTATTTTTACTTCTGACTTAATTCAAGCGGCAGTGGCATACCTAGCGCTTTATTATACTAAACATATATATTGGCGGTTATGATCCAAATAATTTTTGGCGACCACGCTGACATTATTTTTTTCTCACCTGAATTGCAGTTTTTGTTTTATCTATCTTTAATTTTAGCTGGCTTACTTTTTACTACCGGAATTTTATTCATTTTTTCTGATCGCAAAAAAATTATCGCCCGGCGCGAGGCAGGGGAAGAGAGTGCCAACCAACGTTTTAATGGTTGGGCCGAAATGAAACATGACGCCGCTATTTATTTTGGCACCTTTTTAGTCGTGATTGTACCGACGATAACTAATGATCCGTTTCGTTTGACTGATTTACTCCAAGTTATTATTGCTTTCGCTCTTTTGATATATACCAAAAGATTGTATTGGAAAAAACAAAAATCAAATCAAATACTTTAGTGCCGAAAACTCGTTTACAACAAGAAATATCAACCCAAGCCGGCCTGATAATAATTCTGCTGGTTTTACTGTTTTTTATTATTTCCTTATATGCTAAAACTCACGAAACTTTCAATCGTAACCTCGATAACACACGCTTTACAACTACAAATTAACTAAATAAAAAAACACTCTGCTGAATGTTTTTTTATCATCCAGTAACCACAAATAAAATTTTGTGAACACTGGGTGCCGGGTTTCTGTGATTGTAAAACCCGGGTTGGATATGGATAGTTGTCCCTATGCCGGTGGGCTCGCCCGCCAAGCGTAGTAAGCCACGCAGGGTAGCCAGGCCATCGCAGACACTGCCCAGAGTGCAGCCGCCATGAAATACTTGCTTGTCGCGGCAACCACATCATTGTCTCGGCTTTTCTGCCAGCCGGCTATTGCCTGGATTGAGCCGCCGAGCACAAAAATAACACTCAGCGCAACAAGGCCAAGCAGTGGAGCATGCTGTACATACATGCGTACCGCAAGATATGAGCCGACCGTCGACAACAGAAGGGCCGGAAACGCCAACTTGCTCGCCATTAGAGCTTGCTCCAGCGCCTCATCGTGCCGCCCTCGCCCACTGGATCGCAAACGCCTCGCAATATCCAGCAAACCAAGCGAAGCAAGGGCCATAATGCCGCCGCCCACCTGCAGTATCACCGCCGCAAGACCCAACAGATATTGCTCCATGTTCTTGTGTCTCCTGTCTTATTATCGGCCATTGTGAACAATTCGCAACGCTTATTTTTACCACACAATCTAATAAATAAAATCAACCATCTTCTTTATAGATTTTACTTATCCACATGGGTAGTATTGACTTTCGGTTTTTGTTCGGTATATAATGAAACCAGTAATAAACATTGTCATTCTGAGCGGAGCGTCAGCGCAGTCGAAGAATCTCAACCTAGCAATAAATCACATAAAAGGGAACATATGGGAGAAAAATTAACTAAGCGTCAAAGGGAAATTTTAGACTTTATTACTAGTTTTATTGAATCTAAAGGTTACGCGCCTTCGTTTGTAGAAATCGCTAAAAAGTTTAAATTAAATTCAGTTGCCACGGTGCACCAACACATTCAAGCTTTGAAAGCAAAAGGCTACCTGCAAGCCGATCATAACGAAAAAAGGGGATTGGAATTAATAGAAGACGTC
The window above is part of the Candidatus Buchananbacteria bacterium CG10_big_fil_rev_8_21_14_0_10_42_9 genome. Proteins encoded here:
- a CDS encoding glutamate--tRNA ligase, producing MSKVVTRFAPSPTGLMHVGGLRTALYNYLFAKSQKGKFNLRIDDTDRSRYLETAEDDILNNFKLFGLKHDNHLFRQSENIDTYQKFALELVENNKAYHCFCSTERLAKMRDEQRQRKQAPLYDRLCYKLPKEEVNKRLSQKESNVIRMYIPEAETIEFNDLIRGQVSFRTKEIDDQVLLKSDGFPTYHLANVIDDYKMGVTHVLRGEEWLSSTPKHILLYEYFGWRPPIFAHLPLLLNPDKSKLSKRVGDVAVTNYLERGYVPDALLNFVLLLGWNPGTDQEIFSLKEMIKIFDISKIHKAGAVFDLAKLDWMNGQYLRSMPFKKFKDLTEEIINQKYPSHKLDHNQVEAVLKLEQDRIEKLAEVGDDVGFFFTDDLVYKKSLLNWKKNKPSQTKEYLTELLNFIKALPAAKFKADKLEMAIKEFISNHSFGTGDVLWPMRVALTGLDKSPGPFEVAAILGRKKTLYRIEKAINMLWPTPR